Proteins encoded within one genomic window of Sminthopsis crassicaudata isolate SCR6 chromosome X, ASM4859323v1, whole genome shotgun sequence:
- the LTBP4 gene encoding latent-transforming growth factor beta-binding protein 4 isoform X2: MAGARQPRRLVLLVLSLLQLLPGPAARPRERLRVLFTPAVCRLRCTGNRCVPHCVRANTTSVESGAPGGAPPAGSGFRVFLCPLLCHNGGVCVKKDRCLCPPDFAGKYCQLPASRTRHEAPPPPPPGVTKSVYTLPLANHREEEDGVASLVSVHVEHPQEASVIIHQVERVSGPGPSPGPEDSRATGQSQARASGAPSDRAALYTVLAQSSPRGEEEEGGGYTDASGFGYCFRQLREGECASPLPGLRTQEVCCRGAGVAWGVHDCQPCSEHLSSVGRVGSSDAACPTGFERINGSCVDVDECSEPGRCQHGECANTRGGYTCVCPDGYLLDSSRSSCISQHVISEAKGPCFRVLRAGGCSLPILRNITKQICCCSRVGKAWGHSCQLCPPFGSEGFREICPAGPGYHYSASDLRYNTRPLGPEPPRVPISQPRVPPPVSSAPPVWAPTVVWSYPPTSRPEPRPRPRPQPQPRPEEPLPTVPIQPIPEVPERGPGAGGVCQRNPQICGPGRCIPRQGGYTCVCDSGFWLSTHGTHCIDVDECRQIPRPCVHGRCENSAGSYRCICAPGFYANPQGTECQDIDECVQQPCTNGRCENTPGSYLCVCPAGYKAAPNGAGCQDINECAQSPGPCGWGHCENLPGSYRCSCPPGFQGPECEDIDECARDPPPCGPGRCDNTAGSYHCACPAGYRSHGPGAPCVDVDECQRSPCSYGRCENVDGSYLCTCPTGFRLNAASQACEDIDECENHVACPGQECVNSPGSFQCRACPAGHRLLQGRCADVDECSSGAPCGPHGHCTNTDGSFRCSCEPGYRLPLGGRPGPCADVNECLEGDFCFPHGECLNTDGSFACTCAPGYQTGPRGSSCIDVDECRDESLCQGGLCTNTDGSFECACPPGYRASADLTSCLDVDECREGGSALCGTQRCENSPGSYRCVRDCDPGYFAGPEGNCDDVDECREYGPVLCGTQRCENTPGSYRCVPVCEAGYQPTASGGCQDVDECRNRTFCGAHAMCQNLPGSFQCLCDQGYEGARDGRHCVDVNECETLQGVCGAALCENVEGSFLCVCPTSPDEFDPMTGRCVPPRPPARSNPQLPSSPGLPARPPPPPAPPRRPTAPRPGPGPGASSGRRECYYDTGAPDACDNILARNVTWRECCCTVGEGWGNGCRIQQCPGPETAEYQSLCPHGRGYLSPPGDPSVRRDVDECLLFGDQVCKSGVCVNTAPGYSCYCSNGYYYHTQRLECIDNDECADEEEACEGGQCVNTVGSYHCTCVPPLVLDGSRRRCVTNDSQSLDDNLAVCWQEVGPDLVCSRPRLDRQATYTECCCLYGEAWSMDCALCPARDSDDFEALCNVLRPPAYGPARPGGFGVPYEYGPDFGPGYGGLPYGPELYPPPPPPVPGLGYDPYPPPPGALPFPGPGSPYGPPPFEVPDFDSVAAGAYGEPEGRPPLDSTARWRYRPRDTGGSFPEPEEEEEEEARAPYAARRYEPFEGLQAEECGILDGCNNGRCIRVPEGYTCDCFDGYRLDMTRMACVDINECEEAEDRNSLCVNGRCLNSDGSFRCLCRAGYIPSHQPHRCVPARPQA, from the exons ATGGCGGGCGCCCGGCAGCCCCGGCGCCTAGTGCTCCTAGTGCTGTCGCTGCTGCAGCTGCTGCCCGGCCCGGCCGCCCGGCCGCGCGAGCGGCTCCGAGTGCTCTTCACCCCGGCGGTGTGCCGCCTGCGCTGCACCGGGAACCGCTGCGTGCCCCACTGCGTGCGCGCCAACACCACGAGCGTGGAGAGCGGCGCCCCTGGCGGGGCACCGCCCGCGGGGTCAGGCTTCCGAGTCT TCTTGTGTCCACTCTTGTGCCATAACGGAGGGGTGTGCGTGAAGAAGGACCGCTGCCTTTGCCCCCCGGACTTCGCGGGCAAGTACTGCCAGCTGCCTGCCTCTCGCACGCGTCACGAGGCGCCTCCGCCTCCCCCACCTGGGGTCACCAAGTCGGTGTACACGCTGCCCCTGGCCAACCACCGGGAGGAAGAGGATG GCGTGGCGTCCCTGGTGAGCGTCCACGTGGAACACCCTCAGGAGGCTTCGGTCATCATCCACCAAGTGGAGCGCGTGAGCGGCCCAGGGCCCAGCCCGGGCCCCGAAGACTCTAGAGCAACGGGCCAAAGCCAGGCCCGGGCCTCGGGGGCGCCTTCGGACCGCGCCGCCTTGTACACGGTGCTGGCCCAGAGCAGCCCCCggggtgaggaggaggaaggaggcgGGTACACCGACGCCTCGGGCTTCGGCTACTGCTTCCGCCAACTGCGCGAGGGCGAG TGCGCCTCCCCGCTGCCCGGGCTGCGAACTCAGGAGGTCTGCTGTCGTGGGGCTGGCGTGGCCTGGGGCGTTCACGACTGCCAGCCCTGCTCCGAGCACCTAA GCAGCGTAGGCCGGGTGGGCTCCTCGGACGCAGCGTGCCCCACGGGCTTTGAAAGAATCAACGGCTCCTGCGTTG ACGTGGATGAGTGTTCCGAGCCAGGGCGCTGCCAGCACGGGGAGTGCGCGAACACTCGCGGCGGCTACACGTGCGTGTGTCCCGATGGCTACCTGCTCGATTCTTCGCGGAGCAGCTGCATCT CCCAGCATGTGATCTCAGAAGCAAAGGGCCCTTGCTTCCGGGTACTCAGGGCTGGAGGCTGTTCGCTGCCCATCCTGCGCAATATCACCAAACAAATCTGCTGCTGTAGTCGGGTGGGCAAGGCCTGGGGCCATAGCTGCCAGCTGTGCCCGCCTTTTGGCTCAG AGGGTTTCAGAGAGATATGTCCAGCAGGCCCTGGCTATCATTACTCAGCCTCTGACCTCAGATACAACACTCGGCCCTTGGGCCCGGAACCTCCCCGAGTACCCATCAGTCAGCCCCGGGTGCCTCCACCTGTCAGCTCAGCACCCCCAGTCTGGGCTCCTACAG TTGTCTGGAGCTATCCACCTACTTCTCGACCAGAGCCCAGACCCAGACCCCGGCCCCAGCCCCAGCCTAGGCCCGAGGAACCCCTGCCCACTGTCCCCATTCAACCAATCCCTGAAGTTCCTGAAAGAG GCCCAGGGGCAGGAGGCGTGTGTCAGCGGAATCCCCAGATCTGCGGTCCGGGGCGCTGTATCCCCCGCCAGGGTGGTTACACGTGTGTGTGTGACTCGGGTTTCTGGCTCAGCACCCATGGCACACACTGCATCG ATGTAGATGAGTGCCGCCAGATACCCAGACCCTGTGTCCATGGGCGCTGTGAGAATTCAGCAGGCAGCTACCGCTGTATCTGTGCCCCTGGTTTCTATGCCAATCCACAGGGCACTGAATGTCAGG ATATAGATGAATGCGTCCAGCAGCCCTGCACCAATGGGCGTTGTGAGAACACTCCGGGCAGCTACCTGTGCGTTTGTCCGGCTGGGTACAAGGCTGCGCCCAATGGAGCTGGCTGCCAAG ACATCAACGAATGTGCCCAGAGCCCGGGGCCCTGTGGCTGGGGCCACTGCGAAAATCTGCCTGGCTCTTACCGCTGTTCCTGTCCCCCTGGCTTCCAAGGCCCCGAGTGTGAAGACATAGATGAGTGTGCCCGGGACCCCCCTCCCTGTGGGCCTGGCCGCTGCGACAACACAGCTGGAAGCTACCACTGTGCCTGCCCCGCCGGATACCGTTCCCATGGGCCCGGAGCACCATGTGTTG ACGTGGATGAGTGCCAGCGAAGTCCCTGCAGCTACGGGCGCTGCGAGAACGTGGACGGCTCCTACCTGTGTACCTGCCCCACTGGCTTCCGGCTCAACGCCGCCAGCCAGGCTTGCGAGG aTATTGATGAATGTGAAAATCACGTGGCTTGCCCAGGGCAGGAATGTGTCAACTCCCCGGGGTCCTTCCAGTGCCGGGCTTGCCCCGCCGGACACCGACTGCTCCAGGGTCGCTGCGCCG ACGTGGACGAGTGCAGCTCGGGCGCCCCCTGCGGACCCCATGGACACTGCACCAACACGGACGGCTCCTTCCGCTGCAGTTGTGAGCCTGGCTACCGGCTCCCACTGGGCGGGCGACCCGGTCCTTGTGCAG ATGTGAACGAGTGCCTGGAGGGAGACTTCTGCTTTCCCCACGGGGAGTGTCTCAACACTGACGGCTCCTTCGCTTGCACGTGTGCCCCGGGCTACCAGACAGGGCCCCGCGGATCCTCCTGCATCG ACGTGGACGAGTGCCGAGACGAGAGCCTGTGTCAGGGAGGCCTCTGCACCAACACGGACGGCTCCTTTGAGTGCGCCTGCCCTCCGGGATACCGAGCCAGTGCCGACCTGACTTCCTGCCTCG ATGTGGACGAGTGCCGGGAAGGAGGCTCGGCCCTGTGCGGGACTCAGCGCTGCGAGAACTCCCCAGGCTCCTATCGCTGCGTCCGGGACTGTGACCCGGGCTACTTCGCAGGTCCCGAAGGCAACTGTGATG atGTGGACGAGTGCCGAGAATACGGGCCCGTGCTGTGTGGGACCCAGCGCTGTGAGAACACCCCGGGCTCCTACCGCTGTGTCCCAGTGTGCGAGGCGGGCTACCAGCCCACGGCCAGCGGCGGCTGCCAGG ATGTGGATGAATGTCGGAACCGAACCTTCTGTGGGGCCCATGCCATGTGCCAGAATTTGCCAGGTTCTTTCCAGTGTCTCTGTGACCAGGGCTATGAAGGAGCCAGGGATGGGCGCCACTGTGTGG ATGTGAATGAGTGTGAGACCCTCCAAGGTGTGTGTGGGGCCGCGCTGTGTGAGAATGTGGAGGGCTCCTTCCTCTGCGTTTGCCCCACCAGCCCTGATGAATTCGACCCTATGACTGGACGCTGTGTTCCGCCAAGACCCCCTGCCA GGTCGAATCCTCAGTTGCCCTCGAGCCCTGGGCTCCCTGCCCGTCCACCACCTCCACCAGCTCCTCCTCGGCGGCCCACGGCACCCAGGCCGGGCCCTGGCCCTGGGGCTAGCAGCGGACGAAGGGAGTGTTACTATGACACCGGGGCCCCCGATGCCTGTGACAACATCTTGGCAAGGAACGTCACCTGGCGGGAATGCTGCTGTACTGTGGGCGAGGGCTGGGGCAACGGCTGCCGCATCCAGCAGTGTCCAGGCCCTGAGACAG CGGAATACCAGTCTCTGTGCCCACATGGCCGGGGTTACCTGTCCCCACCGGGAGACCCCAGCGTCCGGAGAG ACGTGGATGAGTGCCTGCTGTTCGGGGACCAGGTGTGCAAGAGCGGGGTGTGTGTGAACACGGCCCCCGGCTACTCCTGCTATTGCAGCAACGGCTACTACTACCACACACAGAGGCTGGAGTGCATAG ACAATGACGAGTGTGCGGATGAAGAGGAGGCGTGTGAGGGCGGCCAGTGTGTGAACACCGTGGGCTCCTATCACTGCACCTGCGTCCCTCCGCTGGTGCTCGATGGCTCCCGGCGGCGCTGTGTGACCAACGACAGTCAGAGTCTGG ACGACAACCTGGCCGTGTGCTGGCAGGAGGTGGGCCCGGACCTGGTATGTAGTCGCCCCCGACTGGACCGCCAGGCCACCTACACCGAGTGCTGCTGCCTTTATGGGGAGGCCTGGAGCATGGACTGTGCCCTGTGCCCGGCCCGAGACTCAG aTGACTTTGAGGCGCTCTGCAACGTGCTTCGCCCACCGGCCTATGGGCCAGCCCGCCCGGGAGGCTTTGGCGTCCCCTATGAATATGGACCAGACTTTGGACCAGGCTATGGAGGTCTCCCCTATGGACCAGAGCTgtacccacccccacccccaccagtcCCTGGGCTGGGCTATGACCCCTACCCACCTCCTCCGGGTGCCCTGCCCTTCCCTGGCCCAGGTAGTCCCTATGGCCCCCCACCCTTCGAGGTGCCTGACTTTGACTCGGTGGCTGCCGGGGCCTATGGGGAGCCCGAGGGCCGCCCGCCTCTGGATTCCACTGCCCGTTGGCGCTATCGGCCCCGGGACACGGGGGGCTCTTTCCCAGAGCccgaggaggaagaggaagaggaagccaGAGCCCCCTATGCTG CCAGGCGCTATGAGCCCTTCGAGGGGCTGCAGGCTGAAGAGTGTGGCATTTTGGACGGCTGTAACAACGGGCGCTGCATCCGGGTCCCCGAGGGCTACACCTGTGACTGTTTTGATGGCTATCGACTGGATATGACCCGCATGGCCTGCGTGG ATATCAATGAGTGTGAGGAGGCAGAGGACCGGAACTCGCTGTGCGTCAATGGCCGTTGTCTCAACTCCGACGGCTCATTCCGCTGCCTCTGCCGGGCTGGCTACATACCGTCACATCAGCCTCACCGCTGTGTCCCTGCCCGCCCCCAAGCCTGA
- the LTBP4 gene encoding latent-transforming growth factor beta-binding protein 4 isoform X1, translated as MLPPGPSCRLRHRPLLLLLLLLLLLLVHEPRPGQAVGVAGTQGNRGRGRPGGQARPAAACRRCCAGRSARPGSCPRAPCSPRQCPPGEPCGVPPLCPCRPGCRPARVPRATAAPAPSPGPVTRREASLTWQPLTLQEARALLQRRRPRGPGHRGLLRLSRQLERAAAAPGRAPGRELRDPGVRPFSQGGSVTAGVGEGVLCPLLCHNGGVCVKKDRCLCPPDFAGKYCQLPASRTRHEAPPPPPPGVTKSVYTLPLANHREEEDGVASLVSVHVEHPQEASVIIHQVERVSGPGPSPGPEDSRATGQSQARASGAPSDRAALYTVLAQSSPRGEEEEGGGYTDASGFGYCFRQLREGECASPLPGLRTQEVCCRGAGVAWGVHDCQPCSEHLSSVGRVGSSDAACPTGFERINGSCVDVDECSEPGRCQHGECANTRGGYTCVCPDGYLLDSSRSSCISQHVISEAKGPCFRVLRAGGCSLPILRNITKQICCCSRVGKAWGHSCQLCPPFGSEGFREICPAGPGYHYSASDLRYNTRPLGPEPPRVPISQPRVPPPVSSAPPVWAPTVVWSYPPTSRPEPRPRPRPQPQPRPEEPLPTVPIQPIPEVPERGPGAGGVCQRNPQICGPGRCIPRQGGYTCVCDSGFWLSTHGTHCIDVDECRQIPRPCVHGRCENSAGSYRCICAPGFYANPQGTECQDIDECVQQPCTNGRCENTPGSYLCVCPAGYKAAPNGAGCQDINECAQSPGPCGWGHCENLPGSYRCSCPPGFQGPECEDIDECARDPPPCGPGRCDNTAGSYHCACPAGYRSHGPGAPCVDVDECQRSPCSYGRCENVDGSYLCTCPTGFRLNAASQACEDIDECENHVACPGQECVNSPGSFQCRACPAGHRLLQGRCADVDECSSGAPCGPHGHCTNTDGSFRCSCEPGYRLPLGGRPGPCADVNECLEGDFCFPHGECLNTDGSFACTCAPGYQTGPRGSSCIDVDECRDESLCQGGLCTNTDGSFECACPPGYRASADLTSCLDVDECREGGSALCGTQRCENSPGSYRCVRDCDPGYFAGPEGNCDDVDECREYGPVLCGTQRCENTPGSYRCVPVCEAGYQPTASGGCQDVDECRNRTFCGAHAMCQNLPGSFQCLCDQGYEGARDGRHCVDVNECETLQGVCGAALCENVEGSFLCVCPTSPDEFDPMTGRCVPPRPPARSNPQLPSSPGLPARPPPPPAPPRRPTAPRPGPGPGASSGRRECYYDTGAPDACDNILARNVTWRECCCTVGEGWGNGCRIQQCPGPETAEYQSLCPHGRGYLSPPGDPSVRRDVDECLLFGDQVCKSGVCVNTAPGYSCYCSNGYYYHTQRLECIDNDECADEEEACEGGQCVNTVGSYHCTCVPPLVLDGSRRRCVTNDSQSLDDNLAVCWQEVGPDLVCSRPRLDRQATYTECCCLYGEAWSMDCALCPARDSDDFEALCNVLRPPAYGPARPGGFGVPYEYGPDFGPGYGGLPYGPELYPPPPPPVPGLGYDPYPPPPGALPFPGPGSPYGPPPFEVPDFDSVAAGAYGEPEGRPPLDSTARWRYRPRDTGGSFPEPEEEEEEEARAPYAARRYEPFEGLQAEECGILDGCNNGRCIRVPEGYTCDCFDGYRLDMTRMACVDINECEEAEDRNSLCVNGRCLNSDGSFRCLCRAGYIPSHQPHRCVPARPQA; from the exons CCCTGCAGCTGCCTGCCGCCGCTGCTGCGCCGGGCGCTCCGCACGCCCGGGCTCGTGTCCTAGAG CTCCCTGTTCGCCTCGGCAGTGCCCCCCGGGGGAGCCGTGTGGAGTTCCTCCCCTGTGCCCCTGTCGGCCCGGCTGTCGGCCGGCTCGGGTTCCCCGCGCCACAGCGGCCCCCGCCCCCAGCCCCGGGCCTGTCACCCGTAGAGAGGCGTCCCTCACCTGGCAGCCGCTGAC GCTGCAGGAGGCCCGGGCACTGCTGCAGCGCCGCCGACCCCGCGGGCCCGGCCACAGGGGCCTTCTGCGGCTGAGCCGCCAGCTGGAGAGAGCGGCCGCAGCTCCTGGCCGGGCCCCCG gGCGAGAGCTGAGGGACCCTGGCGTCCGGCCCTTCTCCCAAGGTGGCTCGGTGACAGCGGGTGTGGGGGAGGGAG TCTTGTGTCCACTCTTGTGCCATAACGGAGGGGTGTGCGTGAAGAAGGACCGCTGCCTTTGCCCCCCGGACTTCGCGGGCAAGTACTGCCAGCTGCCTGCCTCTCGCACGCGTCACGAGGCGCCTCCGCCTCCCCCACCTGGGGTCACCAAGTCGGTGTACACGCTGCCCCTGGCCAACCACCGGGAGGAAGAGGATG GCGTGGCGTCCCTGGTGAGCGTCCACGTGGAACACCCTCAGGAGGCTTCGGTCATCATCCACCAAGTGGAGCGCGTGAGCGGCCCAGGGCCCAGCCCGGGCCCCGAAGACTCTAGAGCAACGGGCCAAAGCCAGGCCCGGGCCTCGGGGGCGCCTTCGGACCGCGCCGCCTTGTACACGGTGCTGGCCCAGAGCAGCCCCCggggtgaggaggaggaaggaggcgGGTACACCGACGCCTCGGGCTTCGGCTACTGCTTCCGCCAACTGCGCGAGGGCGAG TGCGCCTCCCCGCTGCCCGGGCTGCGAACTCAGGAGGTCTGCTGTCGTGGGGCTGGCGTGGCCTGGGGCGTTCACGACTGCCAGCCCTGCTCCGAGCACCTAA GCAGCGTAGGCCGGGTGGGCTCCTCGGACGCAGCGTGCCCCACGGGCTTTGAAAGAATCAACGGCTCCTGCGTTG ACGTGGATGAGTGTTCCGAGCCAGGGCGCTGCCAGCACGGGGAGTGCGCGAACACTCGCGGCGGCTACACGTGCGTGTGTCCCGATGGCTACCTGCTCGATTCTTCGCGGAGCAGCTGCATCT CCCAGCATGTGATCTCAGAAGCAAAGGGCCCTTGCTTCCGGGTACTCAGGGCTGGAGGCTGTTCGCTGCCCATCCTGCGCAATATCACCAAACAAATCTGCTGCTGTAGTCGGGTGGGCAAGGCCTGGGGCCATAGCTGCCAGCTGTGCCCGCCTTTTGGCTCAG AGGGTTTCAGAGAGATATGTCCAGCAGGCCCTGGCTATCATTACTCAGCCTCTGACCTCAGATACAACACTCGGCCCTTGGGCCCGGAACCTCCCCGAGTACCCATCAGTCAGCCCCGGGTGCCTCCACCTGTCAGCTCAGCACCCCCAGTCTGGGCTCCTACAG TTGTCTGGAGCTATCCACCTACTTCTCGACCAGAGCCCAGACCCAGACCCCGGCCCCAGCCCCAGCCTAGGCCCGAGGAACCCCTGCCCACTGTCCCCATTCAACCAATCCCTGAAGTTCCTGAAAGAG GCCCAGGGGCAGGAGGCGTGTGTCAGCGGAATCCCCAGATCTGCGGTCCGGGGCGCTGTATCCCCCGCCAGGGTGGTTACACGTGTGTGTGTGACTCGGGTTTCTGGCTCAGCACCCATGGCACACACTGCATCG ATGTAGATGAGTGCCGCCAGATACCCAGACCCTGTGTCCATGGGCGCTGTGAGAATTCAGCAGGCAGCTACCGCTGTATCTGTGCCCCTGGTTTCTATGCCAATCCACAGGGCACTGAATGTCAGG ATATAGATGAATGCGTCCAGCAGCCCTGCACCAATGGGCGTTGTGAGAACACTCCGGGCAGCTACCTGTGCGTTTGTCCGGCTGGGTACAAGGCTGCGCCCAATGGAGCTGGCTGCCAAG ACATCAACGAATGTGCCCAGAGCCCGGGGCCCTGTGGCTGGGGCCACTGCGAAAATCTGCCTGGCTCTTACCGCTGTTCCTGTCCCCCTGGCTTCCAAGGCCCCGAGTGTGAAGACATAGATGAGTGTGCCCGGGACCCCCCTCCCTGTGGGCCTGGCCGCTGCGACAACACAGCTGGAAGCTACCACTGTGCCTGCCCCGCCGGATACCGTTCCCATGGGCCCGGAGCACCATGTGTTG ACGTGGATGAGTGCCAGCGAAGTCCCTGCAGCTACGGGCGCTGCGAGAACGTGGACGGCTCCTACCTGTGTACCTGCCCCACTGGCTTCCGGCTCAACGCCGCCAGCCAGGCTTGCGAGG aTATTGATGAATGTGAAAATCACGTGGCTTGCCCAGGGCAGGAATGTGTCAACTCCCCGGGGTCCTTCCAGTGCCGGGCTTGCCCCGCCGGACACCGACTGCTCCAGGGTCGCTGCGCCG ACGTGGACGAGTGCAGCTCGGGCGCCCCCTGCGGACCCCATGGACACTGCACCAACACGGACGGCTCCTTCCGCTGCAGTTGTGAGCCTGGCTACCGGCTCCCACTGGGCGGGCGACCCGGTCCTTGTGCAG ATGTGAACGAGTGCCTGGAGGGAGACTTCTGCTTTCCCCACGGGGAGTGTCTCAACACTGACGGCTCCTTCGCTTGCACGTGTGCCCCGGGCTACCAGACAGGGCCCCGCGGATCCTCCTGCATCG ACGTGGACGAGTGCCGAGACGAGAGCCTGTGTCAGGGAGGCCTCTGCACCAACACGGACGGCTCCTTTGAGTGCGCCTGCCCTCCGGGATACCGAGCCAGTGCCGACCTGACTTCCTGCCTCG ATGTGGACGAGTGCCGGGAAGGAGGCTCGGCCCTGTGCGGGACTCAGCGCTGCGAGAACTCCCCAGGCTCCTATCGCTGCGTCCGGGACTGTGACCCGGGCTACTTCGCAGGTCCCGAAGGCAACTGTGATG atGTGGACGAGTGCCGAGAATACGGGCCCGTGCTGTGTGGGACCCAGCGCTGTGAGAACACCCCGGGCTCCTACCGCTGTGTCCCAGTGTGCGAGGCGGGCTACCAGCCCACGGCCAGCGGCGGCTGCCAGG ATGTGGATGAATGTCGGAACCGAACCTTCTGTGGGGCCCATGCCATGTGCCAGAATTTGCCAGGTTCTTTCCAGTGTCTCTGTGACCAGGGCTATGAAGGAGCCAGGGATGGGCGCCACTGTGTGG ATGTGAATGAGTGTGAGACCCTCCAAGGTGTGTGTGGGGCCGCGCTGTGTGAGAATGTGGAGGGCTCCTTCCTCTGCGTTTGCCCCACCAGCCCTGATGAATTCGACCCTATGACTGGACGCTGTGTTCCGCCAAGACCCCCTGCCA GGTCGAATCCTCAGTTGCCCTCGAGCCCTGGGCTCCCTGCCCGTCCACCACCTCCACCAGCTCCTCCTCGGCGGCCCACGGCACCCAGGCCGGGCCCTGGCCCTGGGGCTAGCAGCGGACGAAGGGAGTGTTACTATGACACCGGGGCCCCCGATGCCTGTGACAACATCTTGGCAAGGAACGTCACCTGGCGGGAATGCTGCTGTACTGTGGGCGAGGGCTGGGGCAACGGCTGCCGCATCCAGCAGTGTCCAGGCCCTGAGACAG CGGAATACCAGTCTCTGTGCCCACATGGCCGGGGTTACCTGTCCCCACCGGGAGACCCCAGCGTCCGGAGAG ACGTGGATGAGTGCCTGCTGTTCGGGGACCAGGTGTGCAAGAGCGGGGTGTGTGTGAACACGGCCCCCGGCTACTCCTGCTATTGCAGCAACGGCTACTACTACCACACACAGAGGCTGGAGTGCATAG ACAATGACGAGTGTGCGGATGAAGAGGAGGCGTGTGAGGGCGGCCAGTGTGTGAACACCGTGGGCTCCTATCACTGCACCTGCGTCCCTCCGCTGGTGCTCGATGGCTCCCGGCGGCGCTGTGTGACCAACGACAGTCAGAGTCTGG ACGACAACCTGGCCGTGTGCTGGCAGGAGGTGGGCCCGGACCTGGTATGTAGTCGCCCCCGACTGGACCGCCAGGCCACCTACACCGAGTGCTGCTGCCTTTATGGGGAGGCCTGGAGCATGGACTGTGCCCTGTGCCCGGCCCGAGACTCAG aTGACTTTGAGGCGCTCTGCAACGTGCTTCGCCCACCGGCCTATGGGCCAGCCCGCCCGGGAGGCTTTGGCGTCCCCTATGAATATGGACCAGACTTTGGACCAGGCTATGGAGGTCTCCCCTATGGACCAGAGCTgtacccacccccacccccaccagtcCCTGGGCTGGGCTATGACCCCTACCCACCTCCTCCGGGTGCCCTGCCCTTCCCTGGCCCAGGTAGTCCCTATGGCCCCCCACCCTTCGAGGTGCCTGACTTTGACTCGGTGGCTGCCGGGGCCTATGGGGAGCCCGAGGGCCGCCCGCCTCTGGATTCCACTGCCCGTTGGCGCTATCGGCCCCGGGACACGGGGGGCTCTTTCCCAGAGCccgaggaggaagaggaagaggaagccaGAGCCCCCTATGCTG CCAGGCGCTATGAGCCCTTCGAGGGGCTGCAGGCTGAAGAGTGTGGCATTTTGGACGGCTGTAACAACGGGCGCTGCATCCGGGTCCCCGAGGGCTACACCTGTGACTGTTTTGATGGCTATCGACTGGATATGACCCGCATGGCCTGCGTGG ATATCAATGAGTGTGAGGAGGCAGAGGACCGGAACTCGCTGTGCGTCAATGGCCGTTGTCTCAACTCCGACGGCTCATTCCGCTGCCTCTGCCGGGCTGGCTACATACCGTCACATCAGCCTCACCGCTGTGTCCCTGCCCGCCCCCAAGCCTGA